One stretch of Clavibacter californiensis DNA includes these proteins:
- the ettA gene encoding energy-dependent translational throttle protein EttA, with product MAEYIYSMVRARKSVGDKLILDDVTMSFIPGAKIGVVGPNGAGKSTILKIMAGLDTPSNGEAKLSPGYSVGILMQEPELDESKTVLENVQEGVGPLKAQVDRYNEIAAAMAEPDADFDTLLAEMGTLQEAIDAADGWELDSQLEQAMDALRTPPGDASVANLSGGEKRRVALCKLLLQKPDLLLLDEPTNHLDAESVLWLEQHLSKYPGAVLAVTHDRYFLDHVAEWIAEVDRGRLYPYEGNYSTYLEKKQERLSVQGKKDAKLSKRLAEELDWVRSNAKGRQAKSKARLARYEEMVTEAERTRKLDFEEIQIPVGPRLGSQVIDAKKLHKQFGERVLIDDLSFTLPRNGIVGVIGPNGVGKTTLFKTIVGFEPLDSGELKVGDTVDISYVDQSRGGIDPEKSLFEVVSDGQDYIQVGKQEVPARAYVSTFGFKGPDQQKKAGILSGGERNRLNLALTLKQGGNLLLLDEPTNDLDVETLGSLENALLEFPGCAVVITHDRWFLDRIATHILSYEGTEEDPANWYWFEGNFESYEQNKIERLGADAAKPHRSAYRKLTRD from the coding sequence ATGGCTGAATACATCTACTCGATGGTCCGCGCCCGGAAGTCGGTCGGCGACAAGCTGATCCTCGACGACGTCACCATGTCGTTCATCCCCGGCGCGAAGATCGGCGTCGTCGGGCCGAACGGCGCGGGCAAGTCGACGATCCTGAAGATCATGGCGGGCCTCGACACCCCCAGCAACGGCGAGGCCAAGCTCTCGCCCGGCTACTCGGTCGGCATCCTCATGCAGGAGCCCGAGCTCGACGAGTCGAAGACCGTGCTCGAGAACGTCCAGGAGGGCGTCGGCCCGCTCAAGGCGCAGGTCGACCGCTACAACGAGATCGCCGCGGCCATGGCCGAGCCCGACGCCGACTTCGACACCCTGCTCGCCGAGATGGGCACGCTGCAGGAGGCCATCGACGCCGCCGACGGCTGGGAGCTCGACTCGCAGCTCGAGCAGGCGATGGACGCGCTCCGCACCCCGCCGGGCGATGCCTCGGTCGCGAACCTCTCGGGCGGCGAGAAGCGCCGCGTCGCGCTCTGCAAGCTCCTGCTCCAGAAGCCCGACCTGCTCCTCCTCGACGAGCCCACCAACCACCTCGACGCCGAGAGCGTGCTCTGGCTCGAGCAGCACCTCTCCAAGTACCCGGGCGCCGTCCTCGCCGTGACCCACGATCGGTACTTCCTCGACCACGTGGCCGAGTGGATCGCCGAGGTCGACCGCGGTCGCCTCTACCCGTACGAGGGCAACTACTCGACCTACCTCGAGAAGAAGCAGGAGCGTCTCAGCGTCCAGGGCAAGAAGGACGCCAAGCTCTCCAAGCGCCTCGCCGAGGAGCTCGACTGGGTGCGCAGCAACGCCAAGGGCCGCCAGGCGAAGTCCAAGGCGCGCCTCGCCCGCTACGAGGAGATGGTGACCGAGGCGGAGCGCACGAGGAAGCTGGACTTCGAGGAGATCCAGATCCCCGTGGGTCCGCGGCTCGGCTCGCAGGTCATCGACGCGAAGAAGCTGCACAAGCAGTTCGGCGAGCGGGTCCTCATCGACGACCTCTCCTTCACGCTTCCCCGCAACGGCATCGTCGGCGTGATCGGCCCGAACGGCGTCGGCAAGACCACGCTGTTCAAGACCATCGTGGGCTTCGAGCCGCTCGACTCGGGGGAGCTCAAGGTCGGCGACACCGTCGACATCTCCTACGTCGACCAGAGCCGCGGCGGAATCGACCCCGAGAAGTCGCTGTTCGAGGTCGTCTCCGACGGCCAGGACTACATCCAGGTCGGCAAGCAGGAGGTGCCCGCACGCGCCTACGTCTCCACCTTCGGCTTCAAGGGCCCCGATCAGCAGAAGAAGGCCGGCATCCTCTCGGGTGGCGAGCGCAACCGCCTGAACCTCGCGCTCACCCTCAAGCAGGGCGGCAACCTCCTGCTGCTCGACGAGCCCACCAACGACCTGGACGTCGAGACGCTCGGCAGCCTCGAGAACGCGCTGCTCGAGTTCCCCGGCTGCGCCGTGGTCATCACCCACGATCGGTGGTTCCTCGACCGGATCGCGACGCACATCCTGTCCTACGAGGGAACCGAGGAGGACCCCGCGAACTGGTACTGGTTCGAGGGGAACTTCGAGTCCTACGAGCAGAACAAGATCGAGCGCCTGGGCGCGGACGCCGCGAAGCCGCACCGCTCCGCGTACCGCAAGCTGACGCGCGACTGA
- a CDS encoding acyl-CoA thioesterase, producing MTRVHVPVHLRWADLDAYDHVNNVEVLRLLEEARVRAFWRGDDDGMDAGMALIDASAGASTMTMIARQEIEYLLPISYGRRPLDVQVWLGRLGGSSLEACYEVRTPVGVEPSALYARATSTIVLVDSTTSRPRRITEEERAAWAEYVEEPVAFSRRG from the coding sequence ATGACCCGGGTCCATGTCCCGGTCCACCTCAGGTGGGCCGACCTCGACGCCTACGACCACGTCAACAACGTGGAGGTCCTGCGCCTCCTGGAGGAGGCGCGCGTCCGCGCCTTCTGGCGGGGCGACGACGACGGCATGGACGCGGGGATGGCGCTCATCGACGCGTCGGCGGGCGCCAGCACCATGACGATGATCGCCCGGCAGGAGATCGAGTACCTGCTGCCCATCTCCTACGGGCGACGGCCGCTCGACGTGCAGGTGTGGCTCGGGAGGCTCGGGGGATCGAGCCTCGAGGCCTGCTATGAGGTGCGGACGCCGGTGGGCGTCGAGCCGTCGGCGCTGTACGCGCGGGCGACCTCGACCATCGTCCTGGTCGACTCCACCACCTCGCGGCCCCGCCGGATCACGGAGGAGGAGCGCGCAGCGTGGGCGGAGTACGTCGAGGAGCCCGTGGCGTTCAGCCGTCGCGGCTGA
- a CDS encoding acyl-CoA thioesterase → MTDHASDIPDDGPLAGLLTALDLTDTGARTSEDISTGPSQWMPMGRVFGGQVLAQSLVAAMRTTDADRRPHSMHGYFLRPGDVTKPITFSVDRIHDGRSFSTRRTQAYQDGRPILSMIASFQDADEGLEHQAPMPEGIPEPESLPSARDVLSRIDHPVAAHWANDRPFDMRHVEQPVYFGAAPDRVAHQAVWIRAIGRLPDDPAVHLASLAYASDYSILESIYRRHGLSWATPGIKAASLDHAMWFHRFGRADEWMLYVQESTSAQGGRGLSLGRIYSRDGVLLASVAQEGMVRVPADARA, encoded by the coding sequence ATGACCGACCACGCATCCGACATCCCGGACGACGGGCCGCTCGCCGGCCTGCTCACCGCCCTCGACCTCACTGACACGGGTGCGCGCACGAGCGAGGACATCTCGACCGGCCCGTCGCAGTGGATGCCGATGGGACGCGTCTTCGGCGGCCAGGTGCTCGCGCAGTCCCTCGTGGCGGCCATGCGCACCACGGACGCCGACCGACGCCCGCACAGCATGCACGGCTACTTCCTGCGTCCCGGCGACGTCACGAAGCCCATCACGTTCTCCGTCGACCGGATCCACGACGGCCGCTCGTTCTCTACCCGCCGCACGCAGGCCTACCAGGACGGCCGCCCGATCCTCTCGATGATCGCGTCGTTCCAGGATGCGGACGAGGGCCTCGAGCACCAGGCGCCCATGCCCGAGGGGATCCCCGAGCCGGAGTCCCTGCCGAGCGCGCGCGACGTGCTGTCCCGCATCGACCACCCCGTCGCCGCGCACTGGGCCAACGACCGCCCCTTCGACATGCGCCACGTCGAGCAGCCCGTCTACTTCGGCGCCGCGCCCGACCGCGTCGCCCACCAGGCGGTGTGGATCCGCGCCATCGGCCGCCTGCCCGACGACCCGGCCGTGCACCTCGCCTCCCTGGCCTACGCGAGCGACTACTCGATCCTCGAGTCCATCTACCGCAGGCACGGCCTCTCGTGGGCCACGCCCGGCATCAAGGCCGCGAGCCTCGACCACGCGATGTGGTTCCACCGCTTCGGCCGCGCCGACGAGTGGATGCTCTACGTGCAGGAGTCGACGAGCGCCCAGGGCGGCCGCGGCCTGTCCCTCGGCCGCATCTACTCGCGCGACGGCGTGCTGCTCGCGAGCGTGGCCCAGGAGGGCATGGTGCGGGTGCCGGCGGACGCACGGGCCTGA
- a CDS encoding globin translates to MADLLGSSFYEDVGGRPTFERLVREFYRGVAEDPVLVAMYPEEDLEGAIQRLTGFLEQYWGGPTTYSDERGHPRLRMRHMPFRVNPDARDRWLAHMRVAVDSLDLSPLHEAQLWDYLERAAHAMVNTFDES, encoded by the coding sequence ATGGCCGACCTGCTCGGGAGCTCGTTCTACGAGGACGTCGGCGGCCGGCCGACGTTCGAGAGGCTCGTCCGCGAGTTCTACCGAGGCGTCGCCGAGGACCCGGTGCTCGTCGCGATGTACCCGGAGGAGGACCTCGAGGGCGCGATCCAGCGCCTCACCGGGTTCCTCGAGCAGTACTGGGGCGGTCCCACGACGTACAGCGACGAGCGCGGCCACCCGCGCCTGCGGATGCGGCACATGCCGTTCCGCGTCAACCCCGACGCGCGGGATCGCTGGCTCGCGCACATGCGCGTGGCCGTCGACTCGCTCGACCTGTCGCCGCTGCACGAGGCGCAGCTCTGGGACTACCTCGAGCGCGCCGCGCACGCGATGGTCAACACCTTCGACGAGTCCTGA
- a CDS encoding mechanosensitive ion channel family protein, with the protein MDLSMVCCGDGSFFSTWGDLIKIVSYIVGGVLLRWVLLVVIRNTVSQIVSGVKKRQNVDDTQSIQSSPLTAVRVVQRTRTLGSVLSNITTVVIVVIVLALVVDTAQPGILTSLALLTAALGAGLGFGAQNIVKDILNGLFMVVEDQLGVGDVVDVGPATGVVETVGIRITTLRDVNGTLWFVRNGEILRVGNMSQGWARVVIDLAVPYDADVQAVQERMLATATELASTPKWRSRIVEKPELWGIESISESAVVIRVVVKTRSNARDDVSRELRGRLKASLDAMGVTLPSLTAVVLTGFDSAASVGGAHPPRTASTPVQQPEQPAPRKRAARKVAQRRSGSSAAGSASPVVRGAAGSRPDPRATQMIPAQDPAPTQDPDEDEVTAAWTVLLEDPTPAPSSDTAADASTGSGDAAPPKPPRAPRQPRKPATPPEGS; encoded by the coding sequence ATGGACCTGAGCATGGTGTGCTGCGGCGACGGCTCGTTCTTCTCCACCTGGGGCGATCTGATCAAGATCGTGTCCTACATCGTCGGCGGCGTCCTGCTGCGGTGGGTCCTGCTGGTCGTCATCCGCAACACGGTCTCGCAGATCGTGTCCGGGGTGAAGAAGCGCCAGAACGTCGACGACACGCAGTCGATCCAGTCCTCGCCGCTGACCGCCGTGCGCGTCGTCCAGCGCACCCGCACCCTCGGCAGCGTCCTCAGCAACATCACCACGGTCGTGATCGTGGTCATAGTGCTGGCGCTCGTCGTCGACACCGCGCAGCCGGGCATCCTCACCTCCCTCGCCCTCCTCACCGCCGCCCTCGGCGCGGGCCTCGGCTTCGGTGCGCAGAACATCGTCAAGGACATCCTCAACGGGCTGTTCATGGTGGTGGAGGACCAGCTCGGAGTGGGCGACGTCGTCGACGTGGGCCCCGCGACGGGCGTCGTCGAGACGGTCGGCATCCGCATCACGACCCTCCGCGACGTCAACGGCACGCTCTGGTTCGTCCGCAACGGCGAGATCCTCCGCGTCGGCAACATGTCGCAGGGCTGGGCCCGCGTCGTCATCGACCTCGCCGTCCCGTACGACGCCGACGTCCAGGCAGTGCAGGAGCGCATGCTCGCCACCGCGACGGAGCTGGCGTCCACCCCGAAGTGGCGCTCGCGCATCGTCGAGAAGCCCGAGCTCTGGGGCATCGAGTCGATCTCGGAGTCGGCCGTCGTGATCCGCGTGGTCGTCAAGACGCGCAGCAACGCCCGCGACGACGTCTCCCGCGAGCTCCGCGGTCGGCTCAAGGCCAGCCTCGACGCGATGGGCGTCACCCTCCCGTCGCTCACGGCCGTCGTGCTCACCGGGTTCGACAGCGCGGCCAGCGTGGGCGGCGCGCACCCGCCGCGCACCGCGTCGACGCCCGTGCAGCAGCCGGAGCAGCCCGCTCCCCGGAAACGCGCCGCACGCAAGGTCGCGCAGCGACGGTCCGGGTCCTCTGCGGCCGGATCCGCGTCCCCCGTCGTCCGCGGCGCGGCGGGCTCGCGTCCCGACCCGCGCGCGACGCAGATGATCCCCGCCCAGGATCCGGCACCCACGCAGGATCCCGACGAGGACGAGGTCACCGCCGCCTGGACCGTGCTCCTCGAGGATCCGACGCCCGCGCCGTCGTCCGACACGGCCGCCGACGCGTCCACGGGATCCGGCGACGCCGCTCCCCCGAAGCCGCCGCGCGCCCCGCGTCAGCCCCGGAAGCCCGCGACGCCGCCCGAGGGGTCCTGA
- the pepN gene encoding aminopeptidase N yields the protein MPGENLTRVEAEERAALLAVSEYDVTLDLTRGAEVFGSTTTVRFTATAGASTFIDAITRTVHAVTLNGRELDPADVSDGVRIRLDDLAQENELTVVADAMYTNTGEGLHRFVDPVDDEVYLYSQFEVPDSRRMFAVFEQPDLKAVFRFTVTAPSHWEVVSNSPTPEPTSAAEGASTWTFEPTLRMSSYITALIAGPYGVVRSELTSSDGRTIPLGVFARKSLMEHLDADYVFEKTREGFAFYEERFDYPYPFPKYDQLFVPEFNAGAMENAGAVTFVESYVFRSKVTDAVKERRVTTILHELAHMWFGDLVTMRWWDDLWLNESFATYISTLATAEGTEWTGAWTTFNAGEKSWAYNQDQLPSTHPVYATINDLEDVQVNFDGITYAKGASVLRQLVAYVGQDEFLAGVAAYFQRHAFGNSTLRDFTTELEGTSGRDLERWTDLWLKTSGVNTLRPEIATDEDGAIMSFAVLQEAAEDYPTLRPHRLAIGFYELRDAKLVRTERFELDVDGDRTEVAELVGRQRPALVLLNDDDLTYAKIRLDPASLEVAMRHLAAFEDSLARSLVFASVWDATRDGEIRARDYARLVLDNVATEDESTALRYALAQLTVAATTYSAPDHRDELLATVASELWALTAQAVPGSDNQFQFLRTFAQVAAEPAQLDHVQALLDGTETLEGVEIDADLRWELLTALVAGGRAGTAEIDAALAADRTATGAQSAAQARAALPTAEGKQAAWASVWEADTEPNTIVRTTGLGFRRAADVELLRPYVGAYFDALQAVWESRSYAIAAALIGGFYPSPLADEELRDATVAWLDANPEPPALRRLVSELLSGVERALRAQAKDAE from the coding sequence ATGCCAGGAGAGAACCTCACCCGCGTCGAGGCCGAGGAGCGCGCCGCGCTGCTCGCCGTGTCCGAGTACGACGTGACGCTCGACCTCACCCGCGGCGCGGAGGTGTTCGGATCCACCACGACCGTGCGCTTCACCGCCACGGCGGGCGCGTCCACGTTCATCGACGCGATCACCCGCACGGTGCACGCCGTGACCCTCAACGGCCGCGAGCTCGACCCCGCCGACGTCAGCGACGGCGTCCGCATCCGCCTCGACGACCTCGCGCAGGAGAACGAGCTCACGGTCGTCGCCGACGCCATGTACACGAACACGGGCGAGGGCCTGCACCGCTTCGTGGATCCCGTCGACGACGAGGTCTACCTCTACTCGCAGTTCGAGGTCCCGGACTCCCGCCGCATGTTCGCGGTGTTCGAGCAGCCCGACCTCAAGGCCGTCTTCCGCTTCACGGTCACGGCTCCCTCGCACTGGGAGGTCGTGTCGAACTCCCCCACGCCCGAGCCGACGTCCGCCGCCGAAGGAGCGTCCACGTGGACCTTCGAGCCGACGCTCCGCATGTCGAGCTACATCACTGCGCTCATCGCTGGCCCCTACGGCGTCGTCCGCAGCGAGCTCACCTCGAGCGACGGCCGCACGATCCCGCTCGGCGTCTTCGCCCGCAAGTCGCTCATGGAGCACCTCGACGCCGACTACGTGTTCGAGAAGACCCGCGAGGGCTTCGCGTTCTACGAGGAGCGCTTCGACTACCCGTACCCGTTCCCGAAGTACGACCAGCTCTTCGTCCCCGAGTTCAACGCGGGCGCGATGGAGAACGCGGGCGCCGTCACGTTCGTGGAGAGCTACGTCTTCCGCTCCAAGGTCACCGACGCGGTGAAGGAGCGCCGGGTCACGACGATCCTGCACGAGCTCGCGCACATGTGGTTCGGCGACCTGGTCACCATGAGGTGGTGGGACGACCTGTGGCTCAACGAGTCCTTCGCGACCTACATCTCGACCCTGGCCACGGCCGAGGGCACCGAGTGGACGGGCGCCTGGACCACGTTCAACGCCGGCGAGAAGTCCTGGGCCTACAACCAGGACCAGCTGCCGAGCACGCACCCCGTGTACGCGACCATCAACGACCTGGAGGACGTGCAGGTCAACTTCGACGGCATCACGTACGCCAAGGGCGCGTCGGTGCTGCGCCAGCTCGTCGCCTACGTCGGCCAGGACGAGTTCCTCGCCGGCGTCGCCGCGTACTTCCAGCGCCACGCGTTCGGCAACTCGACGCTCCGGGACTTCACCACGGAGCTCGAGGGCACGAGCGGCCGCGACCTCGAGCGCTGGACCGACCTGTGGCTCAAGACCTCGGGCGTGAACACGCTGCGTCCCGAGATCGCGACGGACGAGGACGGCGCGATCATGTCGTTCGCCGTGCTGCAGGAGGCCGCGGAGGACTACCCGACCCTCCGCCCGCACCGCCTCGCCATCGGCTTCTACGAGCTCCGCGACGCGAAGCTGGTCCGCACGGAGCGCTTCGAGCTGGACGTCGACGGCGACCGCACGGAGGTCGCCGAGCTCGTCGGGCGCCAGCGCCCCGCGCTCGTGCTGCTGAACGACGACGACCTCACCTACGCGAAGATCCGGCTGGATCCCGCGTCGCTCGAGGTCGCCATGCGCCACCTCGCCGCGTTCGAGGACTCGCTCGCCCGCTCGCTCGTCTTCGCCTCGGTGTGGGACGCGACGCGCGACGGCGAGATCCGCGCCCGCGACTACGCGCGCCTCGTGCTCGACAACGTCGCGACCGAGGACGAGTCGACGGCCCTCCGCTACGCCCTCGCGCAGCTGACCGTCGCCGCCACCACGTACTCGGCGCCCGACCACCGCGACGAGCTCCTCGCGACGGTCGCGTCCGAGCTGTGGGCGCTCACCGCGCAGGCGGTGCCGGGATCCGACAACCAGTTCCAGTTCCTGCGCACCTTCGCGCAGGTCGCGGCCGAGCCGGCTCAGCTCGATCACGTGCAGGCGCTCCTCGACGGCACAGAGACGCTCGAGGGCGTCGAGATCGACGCAGACCTCCGCTGGGAGCTGCTGACCGCGCTCGTCGCGGGAGGTCGCGCCGGCACCGCCGAGATCGACGCGGCCCTCGCCGCCGACCGCACGGCGACGGGCGCGCAGTCCGCGGCCCAGGCACGTGCTGCGCTCCCCACCGCGGAGGGCAAGCAGGCCGCGTGGGCGTCCGTGTGGGAGGCCGACACCGAGCCGAACACGATCGTCCGAACGACGGGCCTCGGCTTCCGCCGCGCCGCCGACGTCGAGCTGCTGCGTCCGTACGTCGGGGCGTACTTCGACGCCCTGCAGGCCGTGTGGGAGTCGCGGAGCTACGCCATCGCGGCGGCGCTCATCGGCGGCTTCTACCCGTCGCCGCTCGCCGACGAGGAGCTGCGCGACGCGACCGTCGCCTGGCTCGACGCCAACCCCGAGCCGCCGGCGCTCCGCCGCCTCGTCAGCGAGCTGCTGTCGGGCGTCGAGCGGGCGCTCCGCGCGCAGGCGAAGGACGCCGAGTAG
- a CDS encoding mycothiol-dependent nitroreductase Rv2466c family protein, translating to MSDVENSPRTTAVEFWFDPSCPWAWMTSRWVDEVARHRDLDITWRVMSLAVLNEDKADDPNFAAFLPRALRFTRLVAAVEAEHGAEHVKPLYDALGTRIHLRDQKDADVVIPEVLAELGLPAELAETSRTDRYDEPMRASHFDGIERVGQDVGTPVIAVDGVAFFGPVISPAPKGEEAVRLWDGVVAVAAYPGFFEIKRSRTVGPIFD from the coding sequence ATGTCCGACGTTGAGAACAGCCCCCGCACCACCGCCGTCGAGTTCTGGTTCGACCCGTCCTGCCCCTGGGCGTGGATGACCTCGCGCTGGGTCGACGAGGTCGCCCGCCATCGCGACCTCGACATCACCTGGCGCGTCATGAGCCTCGCCGTCCTCAACGAGGACAAGGCCGACGATCCGAACTTCGCGGCGTTCCTGCCGCGCGCGCTGCGGTTCACGCGCCTCGTCGCCGCGGTCGAGGCCGAGCACGGCGCGGAGCACGTCAAGCCGCTGTACGACGCGCTCGGCACCCGGATCCACCTCCGCGACCAGAAGGACGCCGACGTCGTGATCCCCGAGGTCCTCGCGGAGCTGGGCCTCCCCGCGGAGCTCGCGGAGACGAGCCGCACCGACCGCTACGACGAGCCGATGCGCGCCAGCCACTTCGACGGCATCGAGCGCGTCGGCCAGGACGTCGGCACGCCCGTCATCGCGGTCGACGGCGTCGCCTTCTTCGGCCCCGTCATCTCGCCCGCGCCGAAGGGCGAGGAGGCCGTGAGGCTGTGGGACGGCGTCGTCGCCGTGGCCGCGTACCCGGGCTTCTTCGAGATCAAGCGCTCGCGCACCGTCGGCCCCATCTTCGACTGA
- a CDS encoding ribose-5-phosphate isomerase — MRIHIATDHAGLDFSRYLTGHLTDAGHDVVDHGPTSYDALDDYPSFCIRAARAVVADQRAGTTALGVVFGGSGNGEQIAANKVEGARAALVWNLSTAVLARQHNDANVISIGARQHTVEEATAFIDAFIAEPFSAEERHARRIAQLAEYETTGAIAGHPVTD; from the coding sequence ATGCGCATCCACATCGCGACCGACCACGCTGGCCTCGACTTCTCGAGGTACCTCACCGGGCACCTGACCGACGCCGGCCACGACGTCGTCGACCACGGGCCCACCTCCTACGACGCGCTCGACGACTACCCGTCGTTCTGCATCCGCGCGGCCCGCGCCGTCGTCGCCGACCAGCGCGCGGGCACGACCGCACTCGGTGTGGTGTTCGGCGGGTCGGGCAACGGCGAGCAGATCGCCGCGAACAAGGTCGAGGGAGCGCGCGCCGCGCTCGTCTGGAACCTGTCGACCGCGGTCCTCGCGCGCCAGCACAACGACGCCAACGTGATCTCCATCGGCGCACGCCAGCACACCGTCGAGGAGGCGACCGCCTTCATCGACGCCTTCATCGCGGAGCCGTTCTCCGCGGAGGAGCGTCACGCGCGCCGCATCGCGCAGCTCGCCGAGTACGAGACGACGGGGGCCATCGCCGGTCACCCCGTCACCGACTAG